The genomic segment TCTAAACCCTTTTTAAAATCAACCGAGGGCTTAAAGCCTAATTCTCTGCTAGCCAGAGAAAAGTCCATTGCATAGCGCCGGTCGTGGCCGGGCCGGTCCTGTACGAACTTGAGTAAGGTATGAGGTTTACCTAAAAAGTCCAGGATGGCTTTGACTACTTCGAGATTAGGCTTTTCTGCATTTCCACCAAAATTATAAACACGCCCAATTTCGCCTTTTTGCAAAGCCAAATCCACGCCTTGGCAATGGTCCAGGACATAAATCCAGTCTCGGACGTTTTGTCCGTCTCCATAAATTGGGATAGGTTCATCTTGCCTGGCTTTTAAAAAGGCCAGTGGAATTAATTTCTCCGGAAATTGGAACGGCCCGTAATTGTTCGAGCATCGAGTGATAATTACAGGAAAACCATAGGTTTTATAGTATGCTCTGGCTAATAGATCCGCTGCAGCCTTGGATGCGGAATAAGGGCTGTTAGGGGCGAGGGGGGTCTCTTCAGAAAAGAGTCCTTCTGGTCCAAGGGAGCCGTAAACTTCATCCGTGGAAACCTGAATAAACCTTTTAATACCGGCTTGCCTTGAAGCTTCCAATAAATTTTGGGTGCCATTGATATTGGTGGTGATAAAAGGGGCAGGATCATTTATGGATCGATCCACATGGGATTCAGCGGCAAAGTTGATTACAGCGTCAATTTGGAATTTTTTCAGGATCTGTGGGACGAGTTCCCGGTCAGCAATACAGCCGCGGATAAAGAAATATCGTTTGTCACCATATTTTTTTTCTATTGGAACCAGATTCTTGAGGTTGCCGGCATAAGTGAGTTTGTCAAGGTTGATGACTTTAACATCTGAATAATGTTCGAATAAATAGTAAATAAAGTTAGAGCCAATAAACCCACATCCACCGGTGACCAGAATATTCATGTATCCTCCTTAAGTTAGTCCGGACTGCCCCGTTATTCCTTTGGGCTTGCGGTCCAGAACCAGATAACGTTTGACAGTTGTTTTGAACAGATATTTTTGTACCTCATAGAGGATACCTTTAGGCAAATATTGTAAGATTTTCCCCCTATATTGAAAAATATTGGATTCTTCAAGGGCGATGGCATTGGCTGAGCAGGGTTTTCGCACCTAAATTTTAAGCAGTGCTTGGGATAGATAAAAGATAGTTTTTAACCGCAGACGGACGCAGACTAGAGCAGCCAGCGACTTGCTGGCTGCTCTGGCACTCTGTTCCTTCGGGCCAGGTAAAAAAGTTTTCTTTGTTGCTTACTGGAAAACTCGTACTTGACGTAAATTTAGCGGTTTTTAATAAACATGTTGTAGTACATTTTGAGCCAGCGATTTTTACCCAATGGGTGAGATTGCCACGGGCAGCTTCGCTGTCCTCGCAATGACAATCTCGTCTGTCATTGCGAGCGGAACAAAGTGGAGCGAAGCAATCTCAAAGTTTGAACTGCAAAAAAACGCGTAATTTAGGCTGAATTACTTATATGCCAATCTTCGTGAAAACTCGTTATTAAGACCGGCCCCAAAGGACCGTCAGGCTCATGCCCGGCAGACTCTGCCGGGCATGAATGTCCGCGTGAGTCTGCGTAGGTCTACTTTTAAATAAAAAGTACCCAGCAAAGTAGCAAAATTGGTTGTGATTGCCCTGCTTTTTGAATTGAAAGTAGTTGCCAATATCTCAAATTTTGAATAAAGATATCTTTAGTATCGGGCGGTTAACTCAGTGGTGAGAGTGCCATCTTCACACGGTGGAAGTCCGGGGTTCAAATCCCCGACCGCCCACCAAACCAGCACGAGACACGAAGAGAGGGCAGGCAACTTTGGCCTGCCCTTTCATTTGTTGCGTAATCCCTTGATAATTTTAAAAACATTTATTTTCAGACATGCAGATTGTCCTTTTTGAACCGGAAATACCACCAAATACTGGAACCATTGCCAGGCTGTGTGCTGCTACGAATACTGTTTTGAATCTGATTGAACCGCTCGGTTTTAGCTTGGAGGACAAGTATTTAAAAAGAGCCGGCTTGGATTATTGGCCTCATGTTAGCCTTAGGGTATGGAAGGATTGGACAAGTTTTAGGGCCAGTTTAAGTCCGGAGCAGAGGCTGGTCATGACCAGTGCCCGAAAAGGTCAAAATTATACTCGGTTTGAGTTTAAAGAAACGGATATGCTTGTATTCGGGCCGGAGACCAGGGGCTTGCCCGAGTATATTTTAGATGAGTCCCCCTACCTGATACGGATTCCTATTTGGGGCAAGGTTCGCAGCCTAAATCTTGCTAATTCTGCCTCTATCATTTTGTATGAGGCTTATAGGCAAATAGGAAAGATTTAAGAAAGTAGTTGAGAAGCTGGGAAGTTGAGAAGATAAGAAGTTGTTTTATGGATTTGCCATCCACCCAGCTTCCTATCTTCCTAACTTCCTAGTTTCTCTAAATAAGTGCCTGCCTTACTTGTTCTCTTAGTCTGTCAAGCTCATAGCCCGTTACTGCACAGCCGTTTTTAGGACACGTGGCCTGGCATATGCCACACCCGCGACAACGGACTGTATCGACTTCGGCAATTTTTTTGACCAATCCGTCAGAATTATACTCTTTTAATGTAATTGCGCCTACCGCACAAACATCAATACAAAAACCACAACCGTCACAATTTTCCTCAATAATATACATTTTGCATAATTCATCACGAAATCCTAGCGTCACACAGCCTTTACAGTTTTCACATCCGCCGCAATGCAGGCAACGTCCGGTTTCTGCAATCAGCTGATCCAAAGTAAAACCCGCCTGTTCCAGAGCAAAACTGTGTAGTCGTTCTTCCACTGGCAAACATTCAGGTTTTTGATCAGGCTTTGGTTCAATATTTTCTTTTGTATAAGGCAGAGGTTTTAGTGATATGTAATATTTTTGTTTATTTTCTTCTTGGATGTTTTTTCCCTTTAGATATTTTTTTATGGATTCTGCTGCTTCTTTGCCTCCATTTATAGCTTGTGAAGCATAGCCGATTCTAAATACATCTCCGGCCATAAAAATGTTTTGGCCAGATACCTGAAAGGTGTGGGGATTAACATCAATGCGTCCGTCATCAGTATATAGCTCCTGTAAATAATCTCTATCAGGTAACTGGCCAATGCCGAAGATTACATAATCTGCCTCAAGGGTGATGAGATCATTGGGATCGAACTGGGGATTAAATATTTTTTGTCCGTCTTTGAGATCATAAACCGAAGTGCAACGAGAAAAGGTTAAGAGCAGCTTGCCGTTTTGCCTTTCTATGTTTTGCAGGCCTCGGGAATAATAAAATGCTACTCCTTCTTCCAGACCTCCCTTTTCATCCTCTTCATTGGCCAGGATTCCATCTTTGGATGTCCTGTCACTAGATTCCAAACAGGCTAAGGCCGCATTGGCTCCATAACGGCGTAATGATCGTGCAGCATCTATTGCCACACCACTTCCGCCAATAACTACCACCTGTTTACCCGCATATTTCTTTTCATCCAGTCGGCCTTCGCTGATAGCAGCCAGTATATCGATAGCGTTTTCCACTTCTTCAAAACCTTGGGCAAATGGGGGCACAGGCCGGGGTAAATGAGTTCCGGTGGCAATTAGGATAGCATCATAGCCCTCTTTTTTTAATGAGGAAATGGAAGGCCTGAAGTTTAAATGAATCTCTATCCCCAAAGGACTAATGACCTGGTCTATTGCGAAATTAAGAATTTCGTCGGGCAGTCTGAATGATGGAATAAAGCGAAGTGCTCCCCCTAACCTGGACCTTGCCTCAAACAAACTTACACCATATCCTTCTTTGGCCAGAAAGAAGGCCGCACTAATACCGGCAGGTCCTCCTCCTATAATGGCTATTTTCTTTTCTATACGCGCAGCAGGCTTGATTGGTCTGTATGCAGGCAGTGCACCGGTGATCACTTTGTCCCTGTACCAGTCAAAGACAAACCTTTCTATAAACCTGACATGAACATGAGAGTCTACTTGTTTCCGGTTACAGTATTTTTCACAAAGGCCACAGACATAACCACATACACCAAAAAGTGGGTTAATATGAAGAATTTCATCAAAAACAGTGAGAAAAGCTTTTTCATCAACCAGGTTGCCTTTAATACCTTGAGCTAAATAATGCAGAAGGACGTTGTGACGCTGAATGGGTCTTTTGATAGGACAGGCATTTCTACATGGAGAAATAGATAATGAAACTCTCTGAGTCATTTGGACATCCTCTCATTTTTTAGTTTGTTGTTCTTATTATGAATGACTGCG from the Desulfovulcanus ferrireducens genome contains:
- the rfbB gene encoding dTDP-glucose 4,6-dehydratase; amino-acid sequence: MNILVTGGCGFIGSNFIYYLFEHYSDVKVINLDKLTYAGNLKNLVPIEKKYGDKRYFFIRGCIADRELVPQILKKFQIDAVINFAAESHVDRSINDPAPFITTNINGTQNLLEASRQAGIKRFIQVSTDEVYGSLGPEGLFSEETPLAPNSPYSASKAAADLLARAYYKTYGFPVIITRCSNNYGPFQFPEKLIPLAFLKARQDEPIPIYGDGQNVRDWIYVLDHCQGVDLALQKGEIGRVYNFGGNAEKPNLEVVKAILDFLGKPHTLLKFVQDRPGHDRRYAMDFSLASRELGFKPSVDFKKGLELTLNWYLKHQDWISEVQSGEYQNFMRNWYKDRT
- a CDS encoding tRNA (cytidine(34)-2'-O)-methyltransferase — encoded protein: MQIVLFEPEIPPNTGTIARLCAATNTVLNLIEPLGFSLEDKYLKRAGLDYWPHVSLRVWKDWTSFRASLSPEQRLVMTSARKGQNYTRFEFKETDMLVFGPETRGLPEYILDESPYLIRIPIWGKVRSLNLANSASIILYEAYRQIGKI
- a CDS encoding FAD-dependent oxidoreductase; the encoded protein is MTQRVSLSISPCRNACPIKRPIQRHNVLLHYLAQGIKGNLVDEKAFLTVFDEILHINPLFGVCGYVCGLCEKYCNRKQVDSHVHVRFIERFVFDWYRDKVITGALPAYRPIKPAARIEKKIAIIGGGPAGISAAFFLAKEGYGVSLFEARSRLGGALRFIPSFRLPDEILNFAIDQVISPLGIEIHLNFRPSISSLKKEGYDAILIATGTHLPRPVPPFAQGFEEVENAIDILAAISEGRLDEKKYAGKQVVVIGGSGVAIDAARSLRRYGANAALACLESSDRTSKDGILANEEDEKGGLEEGVAFYYSRGLQNIERQNGKLLLTFSRCTSVYDLKDGQKIFNPQFDPNDLITLEADYVIFGIGQLPDRDYLQELYTDDGRIDVNPHTFQVSGQNIFMAGDVFRIGYASQAINGGKEAAESIKKYLKGKNIQEENKQKYYISLKPLPYTKENIEPKPDQKPECLPVEERLHSFALEQAGFTLDQLIAETGRCLHCGGCENCKGCVTLGFRDELCKMYIIEENCDGCGFCIDVCAVGAITLKEYNSDGLVKKIAEVDTVRCRGCGICQATCPKNGCAVTGYELDRLREQVRQALI